The proteins below are encoded in one region of Hordeum vulgare subsp. vulgare chromosome 3H, MorexV3_pseudomolecules_assembly, whole genome shotgun sequence:
- the LOC123445078 gene encoding putative metallophosphoesterase At3g03305, with protein MGPRGNRLLPILLALVAVAGPALPSVAGDERAVAEVSGAPEGVMWVAQLSDLHFSVHHPERAYDFRRYVGPALAMVNPDLVFITGDLTEGKSKDLLTMKQNEVEWMEYSNTMKDVIESSKLPRKKFYDLRGNHDRFGVPVSGGDYDFYEKYSMNANLRRQGRVQSITLENNGRKHLFVGFDSTMEIGLRGPTNLFGHPTDKQLIELDQSLSQWDTDFNKAPVTKVTVGHFPMSFSTLTESGKSIKDVFLKHSLAAYLCGHLHTRFGKNLKRYYHRATQEPSLYEHYYQSNMHQGYALPSAEENCSEAAARVEEFWEWEIGDWKRSRSMRILAIDDGHVSFTDIDFRLGSKSVIILPTFPLDSRFMQRRSAPRDFKCHTMGASTFDTVRALVFSRHEIVTVSAKIYDSRPGNLEVVFDSEMKRVSANDSRGDMYLIPWNWRAFADPSPDRYWLQIEAMDITGDISVSQLRPFSVNGLFAKVSWTWKEFFVMGIQWASVYHPALQCVLALIFTLLLVPRASLVLLKDQQSAYSYLRVDGSQWTPLKYLLGGFIWLFVELSRMILVWSLLLVYIIYLLVFPWFSGHPVTEDSSLASMTFRGWALKSGMKTFHAGTPDVMVIVLPHLCFVVLPTIVILAAMAAERTAFREHYLSQSGKKKDDHHQKSRREAVHDSLWSGRWIRKILIALCLVVLWKHWKLCRALMKAYAMDPLLHSPVLFYFIPALMAFAIYRTSSI; from the exons ATGGGTCCGCGCGGGAACCGGCTGCTCCCCATTCTCCTAGCCCTCGTCGCCGTGGCGGGGCCCGCGCTGCCGTCCGTCGCCGGTGACGAGAGGGCGGTGGCGGAGGTCTCCGGCGCGCCGGAGGGGGTCATGTGGGTGGCCCAGCTCTCGGATCTCCACTTCAGCGTGCACCACCCGGAGCGCGCCTACGACTTCCGGCGATACGTCGGCCCGGCGCTCGCCATGGTCAACCCCGACCTCGTCTTCATCACCGGCGACCTCACCG AGGGGAAAAGCAAAGATCTGCTTACAATGAAGCAAAATGAGGTAGAGTGGATGGAATATAGTAATACGATGAAGGATGTCATTGAGAGTAGCAAGCTTCCAAGAAAAAAATTCTATGATCTGAGAGGAAACCAtgataggtttggtgtacctgtgTCTGGTGGGGACTATGATTTTTATGAGAAATATAGCATGAATGCTAACCTAAGACGACAGGGCCGCGTGCAAAGCATCACTTTGGAG AATAATGGTCGGAAACATCTGTTTGTTGGCTTCGATAGCACAATGGAGATCGGACTTAGGGGCCCGACCAATTTATTTGGGCATCCAACTGACAAGCAGCTTATAGAACTGGACCAATCACTGTCGCAGTGGGACACTGACTTCAACAAGGCTCCAGTAACAAAAGTTACAGTTGGGCACTTCCCGATGTCTTTCTCGACATTAACAGAATCAGGAAAAAGTATCAAGGATGTATTTCTAAAGCACTCATTAGCAGCATACTTGTGTGGACATCTTCACACAAGGTTTGGCAAGAATTTGAAGCGTTACTATCATCGAGCAACTCAGGAACCATCATTGTATGAACATTACTACCAATCTAACATGCACCAAGGATATGCACTCCCGAGTGCTGAAGAGAACTGTTCTGAAGCAGCAGCACGTGTTGAGGAGTTCTGGGAGTGGGAGATTGGCGATTGGAAAAGGAGTCGAAGTATGAGGATATTAGCAATTGATGACGGGCATGTCTCCTTTACTGACATAGATTTCAGGTTAGGCTCAAAAAGTGTAATTATACTACCCACCTTCCCTCTGGACTCGAGATTTATGCAGAGAAGATCTGCTCCTCGTGATTTCAAATGTCACACCATGGGAGCTTCGACTTTTGATACGGTGAGGGCTCTTGTATTCTCTCGACATGAGATAGTAACTGTCTCAGCAAAGATATATGACTCAAGACCAGGAAACCTGGAAGTGGTATTCGACAGCGAAATGAAAAGAGTGAGTGCCAATGATTCTAGAGGTGATATGTATTTGATTCCGTGGAACTGGAGAGCATTTGCAGATCCTTCTCCAGATCGGTATTGGCTCCAAATTGAAGCGATGGACATCACAGGTGACATTAGTGTCAGCCAGTTGAGGCCGTTCTCTGTGAATGGGTTGTTTGCAAAAGTTAGCTGGACATGGAAGGAATTTTTCGTGATGGGCATCCAGTGGGCGTCGGTATATCACCCTGCACTGCAGTGCGTTCTTGCTCTGATTTTCACACTGCTTCTTGTGCCACGAGCCTCATTAGTGCTACTTAAAGACCAACAATCTGCATACTCATATCTGCGCGTGGATGGTAGTCAGTGGACGCCGCTGAAGTATCTACTTGGTGGTTTTATCTGGCTTTTTGTTGAGCTGTCCAGGATGATTCTTGTGTGGTCATTGCTGTTGGTGTATATAATCTATCTGTTGGTCTTCCCTTGGTTTTCCGGTCACCCTGTAACCGAGGACAGCAGCCTTGCATCCATGACATTCAGAGGTTGGGCCCTTAAAAGTGGCATGAAAACTTTCCATGCCGGCACTCCAGACGTCATGGTCATCGTTCTACCTCACCTCTGTTTTGTGGTGTTACCGACGATCGTGATTCTCGCCGCGATGGCTGCCGAGAGGACCGCATTCCGAGAGCACTACCTCTCACAGTCaggaaagaagaaagatgatcaCCACCAAAAGAGCAGGAGAGAGGCAGTGCATGATAGCTTGTGGAGCGGTCGCTGGATAAGGAAAATCCTCATCGCTCTCTGCCTGGTGGTTCTGTGGAAACACTGGAAG CTGTGCAGAGCCCTTATGAAGGCCTATGCGATGGACCCTCTGCTCCATTCTCCGGTGCTCTTCTACTTCATACCGGCGCTCATGGCGTTTGCTATCTACAGAACCTCGTCCATTTAG
- the LOC123445076 gene encoding RAN GTPase-activating protein 2-like — protein sequence MASVVQDFQPRTFSIKLWPPSESTRLMLVERMTKNLCNESIFSRKYGLLGKEEAHENAKRIEEMCFASADEHFKTVPDGDGSSAVQLYAKETSKLMLEVLKKGPRTTAEPEAPVIDTPMEPADTLFDISGGKRAFIEADEAKELLSPLMKPGNSYSRICLSNRSFGIGAANVAGPILESIRTQLKEVDISDFVAGRPEDEALDVMRIFSKALAGSVLRYLNISDNALGEKGVRAFTELLKSQGNLEELYVMNDGISGEAAKALSELIPSTEKLKVLHFHNNMTGDEGAMFIAEMVKRSPNLESFRCSATRIGSDGGVALAEALGTCTRLKKLDIRDNLFGVEAGVALSETLPKLGDLVELYLSDLNLENEGTIAIVNVLKESAPQLEILEMAGNEITADAAKPLAECLTAMQSLKKLTLAENELKDAGAVAVAKSLQEGHPDLKELDVSTNLFQRSGARCFAQAVANKPGFLLLNMNANYIPEEGIDEVRKILKAGENSADVLGPLDENEPEGNPDDEDEEEDEDDEAKYGDGNGKDAGLGSKLQDLQVEAEED from the coding sequence ATGGCTTCAGTGGTGCAAGATTTCCAGCCACGGACATTCTCCATCAAACTGTGGCCACCGAGTGAAAGCACTCGTCTGATGCTTGTGGAGAGGATGACCAAGAACCTGTGCAATGAGTCAATCTTTTCTCGCAAGTATGgccttttgggcaaagaagaggcTCATGAGAATGCTAAAAGGATTGAAGAGATGTGCTTTGCTTCTGCAGATGAGCATTTCAAGACGGTGCCTGATGGTGATGGGAGTTCTGCAGTCCAGCTATATGCAAAAGAAACAAGCAAGCTGATGCTGGAAGTCCTGAAAAAAGGTCCAAGGACGACTGCGGAACCAGAAGCGCCTGTTATTGATACACCTATGGAGCCTGCTGATACTCTATTTGATATTTCTGGTGGCAAGCGTGCATTCATTGAGGCGGACGAAGCAAAGGAACTTCTGAGCCCACTAATGAAACCAGGAAACTCGTATAGCAGGATTTGCTTGAGCAACAGGAGCTTTGGTATCGGTGCTGCCAATGTTGCTGGGCCAATTCTTGAATCAATAAGAACTCAGCTCAAGGAGGTTGATATCTCAGATTTTGTTGCCGGAAGGCCTGAGGATGAAGCCCTTGATGTGATGCGGATATTCTCCAAAGCTTTAGCAGGGTCTGTACTGAGATACCTGAACATCTCTGACAATGCTTTAGGTGAGAAGGGTGTGAGGGCATTCACAGAGCTGCTAAAATCTCAGGGCAACCTGGAAGAACTGTATGTGATGAACGATGGCATATCAGGGGAAGCTGCAAAAGCTCTATCTGAGCTTATTCCTTCAACTGAGAAGCTTAAGGTTCTTCACTTCCACAACAATATGACTGGTGATGAAGGTGCTATGTTCATTGCTGAGATGGTTAAACGTTCTCCAAATCTTGAGAGCTTTAGGTGCTCAGCAACACGGATAGGATCTGATGGTGGAGTGGCATTGGCTGAGGCACTGGGGACATGTACTCGTCTGAAGAAGCTTGATATCAGGGATAACTTATTTGGTGTCGAGGCAGGGGTGGCTCTCAGCGAAACCCTTCCAAAGCTTGGTGATCTTGTTGAGCTGTACCTCAGCGACCTCAATCTTGAGAACGAGGGCACCATAGCAATTGTGAATGTCCTCAAGGAGTCGGCACCTCAGCTGGAGATCCTAGAGATGGCAGGAAACGAGATAACCGCCGACGCAGCCAAACCTTTGGCAGAATGCTTGACTGCAATGCAGTCGCTCAAGAAGCTGACTCTGGCTGAGAATGAACTGAAGGATGCTGGGGCGGTGGCGGTTGCGAAATCTCTGCAAGAGGGCCACCCAGATTTGAAGGAGCTTGACGTGAGCACAAACCTGTTTCAGAGGTCTGGAGCCCGCTGCTTTGCCCAGGCGGTGGCAAACAAGCCAGGCTTTTTGCTGCTGAACATGAACGCGAACTACATCCCTGAGGAAGGCATTGACGAGGTGAGGAAGATCCTGAAGGCAGGCGAGAACTCGGCGGACGTGCTTGGCCCGCTGGACGAGAACGAGCCCGAGGGGAACCCTGATGACGAGGATGAAGAGGAGGACGAAGATGACGAGGCAAAGTATGGGGACGGTAACGGGAAGGATGCTGGTCTCGGCTCGAAGCTGCaggacttgcaggtggaggcggaggAGGACTAA